CCAAGATATCTATCACTGGGTAGGAATAACCTTGAATGCTTTCCAAATATGAGTTATCTTCTACAATTACCATTTGAGGAATCAAATGCACACCACGTTTGGCAAAAACCTCTGATTCTTTATCAATCAGAGGCAATCAATTATTCTTTATCTGGCTTGACCAGATAGACATTTGGGGAACCACATGTCAATACACAGTATGAATTcttaatgtaccgtattttccggtgtataaggcgactgggcgtataggacgaccccccactctaaccaatcatttgggggtcgtgttatatgcccagtattgtactgttccttctgcctgtcagatctcactattgtgtgagaactgagaggcagaaagaactgtacactactagttcttagtaatgaatgggcacgttcctttaatgaatgggcgtgttccagtgaagagccaatccaggctctccactggagagccaatccaggctcacgtcctgcttttcagcttacacgagtcctgctgtgaagcaacgcgagcctgcccaggaggactcgtgtaagctgaaacgcaggaagacagaaggaggcacaggaggactcgcagggacgccagaccagagaggggactcgcggggacaccggacgctgcaggtaagtactggtacccggcgtacaagacgacccctgactttgtcatagatttttcggggttaaaaagtcgtcttgtacgccggaaaatacagtagCTTTCTAAGTATGTAGAACAAGAGCAGAATGTAACTGAGTAGCTTAATGCAATATTCGTATTTTATCTCATGGTAGTAGGAACGAACCTGAATAAATATCACAATGCAAACCAAAATGCAATGAAATCACTTTAACAAAATATTCAAATCACAtccaccctccctcccctttgTAATCTGCAGACAATAAGGCTGTggtgtcataaaaaaagaagttttaaatgcaattttaattttatacCTTCAGCAGCATAAATGCCCTCTGTAGTCAAATAAGATGGATGTTTTCAGGCAAGCATGACTAGTAAACAAACCAATGACATAAATACATAGGGTGCACATGGGCTACGATTTGTGCAAACGTGCGCCACGTCCTTTGCTGATCACACATTGCTTGGAACTCTCTCCTCTATGCATGGCCAATTAGACTTTAATGGCATAACATGCAACACTGTGCTGAGATGAACCATGCTAAACCACGgtagttgaaaaaaataaactttcagtgGCCCCCAacaaagaagacaaatgaaagcAAAGACCTGATGGGCGGCCCTGGGAAATACCACATTTGTACAGCACGTTACAAGATGAGCCTTATATTGTGAACATAGCTGTATATAAAGTGACAAGCGTAAAAGGTAGTAAAAGTTaagcagcagaaaaataaaaacagcccataaaaagaaagtttgttcTGCCTGGGCCTAGCACAGACAAATCAGACATTCAGGCCTCCATAACCGGGGCCTTTATTGGCCACATTTCACTTGCTACTTCCTGCCATATGCttaacatattacacatacaGTGTACAGTAGATAGTAGCTGGGACACAAATTTGACAGTAATTGTCTCACCACACTACGTATTTTATCACAGCTTCATTTTTTTGTCTGAACCTCAGTTGGAGAAGTTTGCAGCGGGGgcgcacaaaacaaaaaaaaaacctgacagaggctcCAACTTTACCTTGAGGGCATAaaccacaaaaaagtaaaatattaaaatattgcaactTGACCTACACACCAGACCTGGATTGTCCTTACTGTGCAGCTTTACCTGAAAATTCAACCAGGAAACATAAATGCAACTCAAAGCGTACCCATCTTCTCATTTCACAgaaaagcagctttttttaatCTCCCACAATGACCATAAGATTGGATCCTGCCAATTTACTAAAAATTAAGTGCCACAAACCTTGGTTATAACATAAGCTAGGACTAAATGGAAACTGCTtcgccacacaaaaaaaaaagtgcctttgCTAGTGGGTTTAGGAACTGGAGCAAATGTCCAAAGAAAAGCAATTAATCATTTCATTGAAAAGACAAAACCTGTTTGGCTGTTATGTACATCTGCAGATTTGCTCCAGCCTTGAAAACGATAACTATTTCACCCCAAAGTAGAACTGTGGCCaatctataaatatttaacattttacaaattcctAACgagcagaaaaatgttttaaaaaaacaactcctattgacctctgtagctgcaggcaatgTGGGGAACCTTCATCaaagtttacagaaaatataGATCAGGTCACCtagaagaaaggaaaggagaaatctgactgttttttatgtacaaaatgtgAATGAGGTActccacagtacctgcagctacagaggtcaagaagaacattttttaaagcctaaataaaaaataatatttaaatgttatattctgGGCATAGACATAGTctgagtttaactttaaatagaAAGCCCCTGTAATCTACTATGCAGGGGTCAAAGTAATAATGGAAATGCAAgtctaaaaatgtcttttaatgaCCCATTGCTTGAAAGCTTGgtcaaaacccatttttatgACCAGTACCTACATCTCAGCCTCTACCAGATATCAAACCTGAGAAAGATCAAACATTCTGCAAGAACAAAGCACAATTCCAgccaacagttttctttttttgtcctggtcAGAGAGGGGAAGGTGGGAACTTTTTGGGACTGGAATGGAAATCTTTCCAGCAAGGACACAGATTTCCCAATTTAGCAAAATGGAGGAAGAACTTCTGTTCTGTTAACATTACTATTTGGTATGTTTTACTGCAGTGAGGGCTATCCTCGTAATTTTATATCATGATGTCACAAGCTGTTAAAGGGTCCGAAATAGAGTGAATTTTCCCTATTgggggtcacagacagcaataatttAATAGAATTTACTTTGAAAGAATTACCATGTTTTGACTGGATTTGGGCTTTATGAGTAGGCCATAGAAATCACTCAACCTAAGACTCTCAACTAGCAGATCACAGTACTGGGGGCACCAAGATGGGTGCATTCTGCACAGTACACTCACTGCCTCCCTGCTTTACTGGTCCCAACTTAAATATACCACTGAGGAGCAAGTTCAAAGCATAAAACTTGAAGGATCCAAATACCCCATCCCAGCAGAGTGCATATCACCTTCATTTTGAGCTGGTCTGATGAAGCCCATAGCTTGGCCTTGTTGGGCCTTTTGTGAAAACTCCTTCATGGCTTCAATGCTAGAAGGGCTGACCTGCGCCTCTGAATTTGGCATTAACACTAAAACATTGTTTCCCTCTAACCTTTCAACTTTTGAATATTCCCTGTTTGCAAGTAGTGCGGAATATTGGTCCATTTTGCCTCTGTCCtctttgtgttttggtattaATGCTAGGGCATCATTTTGGTTAACTTTATGAACTTCCACATAGTCAATGGCTCGAGGAAGCGTGAAAGAAGTCTTCTGGTTGGCCAGTAAAAGTAGCATATCAGGGTCCACTCCCTTCGAATGCAGATCTGCCAAGTCACTCTGCTTGTTTTGGCTCCCCTCGCCAATGGTCTCTATTGTCCTAAAGTATCTCTGCTGGCTGTTTTCTTCATTTGGCATTAGAAATGCTGGCATTTTGACATTCATGGCGCCAAGGGCTAGCTTGCAAACATCTGTGATGTTGTGGTACGATGACTTTGGAGATGGGTTATCTGCTGCCGTGCCACCAGACCAGTTAAAAGATTTGTTGTCAGTGTAGTTTGCAAATGTGGTGTCCAACTTGTTATTTTGTAATGGCCAAGGGCATTTAGTTGCAGATTGGTCATGAGTACTGTTTTCTGCATTCTCAAAACTCTGGGAAAGGATCCTTTGATCTTTGCTTCCTTCAGAGGGAACAAAAGGACTGTCACAACTTCCTCTTCCAGAATCATTGTCTGTGTCCACAGGAGAAACTTTAATATGGTGGCTTTGCAGGTCTCTTTCTGGACTGGAAATGAGGTGCTCCTTGCTGTCATCTACCTCTAAAAACTCCACCAAGAGGTCTTCATAGTCAGAGGTTGGGGGGAAACCTTGACAGCCGAAGGCACTCAACAGGTCTTCAGATTTCCCGCTCTGCCAAGAaacgaaagaaaaaaaacttaaaagtgcAACTGGACAACAAGACAATGAAAATACAGATAATCACAATCCATGTATGGGCTTGTGTGCACccaattctttatttttgggCTTTTGCACAAAGGGAGGTATGGAGAATTTGCATACCATGACTCATGTCATCAAGTTTGATGGCTAATTTGTCTAATTTTTCTCCTTGCAGTCATTTCACGCTCAGTAAGGGCCAACTGGGAAGTTTTATTGCCACATAATGTCTACAGCAAAGATTTGGACTAGATGATAACAATTTTACAGAAGAGCAATTTAGACCTCTTGAAACTAAGGTAATTTACAAAAATTGCCTGTATGTGATGCTAGATAACTGCATAACTAATTTTCTCTAAAAGACTCCAAAAATGTTGTGTTAGAAGCTAGAAAAATGCAGGGGACCCAAACAGCTGTAGGGTTGCAGGATTTAAATCCCAACTAAAAGCAAAACTTAACAAGTTCTTAAATAAACCATGTTGCTGAGAGTAATATTGAAGTATTTTTTGTTAAGGAGGTCCTGCAAGTGCTTACCAGTGACAGGTGGTGCCCCTCTACTTCCTATAGACACATGGTTTGCACTGTAATGCATGGATTTTGAAAACGTAGTTTGGTATCTATTATTTTTCACGTCAAATCTGATCAACCCTTCCACCGGCTGATATGAATTGAAATAGCTGTAGTACAGCGTGCAAGCACATTTGCCCTATTACCacaggtatttattatttaattatcaaTATGAATTTTCCATATTCGGTTCTGGATTTATGTAGACTTGAATACAGAACTATCGCCTAAAAGTTAAAAAGGAATGTCATCCTCCTTTATAAACACTACAGATTgttcattttctgtaaaagtatCTTTAAATTCATCAAAATCATATGAGCTTACCTATCCTaccttgcattttttaaatagctATATGTATGATCATACTTAAACTACATTACCATGGCACTGATGTGTGAATCACTTATGTTAATAGAAACTGATATCTATTTCAATTTACGAACCAATAAACATTAGCTTTAAGCAATATACTAGACAAGATGCCCATGCACACAAGCCCTGGGAGCCATTGGATTACAAAGTACATTGAAAAGTAATAAGCAGGTATAACATACTTACACAAGAATTCTACAACGGCATCCTTGTAGCTGCCATGCCTATATCTTTCATAGTGGGCCGACCTGAGCTGTGTGTGCAGAGAGCAAACAAAATTCCCTTATATTGGAAATGTTCTGCTCTGGATTCCCATTCCTGCATTGTGATTGGCTTAGAAATTAGCAAATCAGAGTAGGACCTAGCAAAGATCAGTTAGTTCAAACCTAGAAGGGCTTTTTGTTACCCTTAGCTTAGTAAGAAGAGGGTACAAGGAAACTCCATTCAAAATGGTTCATTgagaaagtttaaaacaaattcaCTTGTTTAGACTGCTCCCACGTGTTAAAGTTTGTCTTTCATAACGGCATGCGATTTGCTGGAGCATTGAAGCATCATGGCCTAAACTCCTTCCTCACTCATGGAGGCCTATTAGGAAAATAAGAGTATTGGTAGTAAGCAGTTCTATACCACCTAATGTATAAtgtggttcttaaagaaccagtgcaATGGTATGGGTGGCTAGCAAGGTGGCAGCTGCTGCCATGGGTGTCAAAGTAGCCTTAAGGCTTCTGCTGAATATTAACAAATGGGTCCTTGATGTCAGGTAGtgatgagcgagaatattaagttcgatctcacggtGAATCTGGCCCTTCTCGCTTATCAAAAATGTAAACGAGAATGACCTTCTGATTCGCAGAGAGATCGAGCTTttgccgaacaggaggatttgcaGGGCTGCATCATGATGCCcagcaaatgatacatttgtatctgtaccaaatgtatcatttgtaagagatacttatattacaatgtcaggaagttctcttttgccaggcatcttctcaatgattgcagctgtggctgcattcattgagaagagtgtgtgatgaGTGTGGGATGGCACACAGGAAgagattcccagggaatcctgtgaatcccctgtaaatcctcctgttctaatttccttgatcttccaatggttttgcaaaatcggttctccgaaattttgtggaaccatggGAAAATCGAGGAAAATTGCTTTCCGAAAACTCTAGGTATGGATAGCACCACTGTCTAAATGTATTTGTCTGTTGTAGCATTGACAGTACCAGTCACAGGAAACACCTCAATCTGGAGTGCTATCCCCATACATTTTGGCTATATAGTTTTTATCAACCTTTcattatctttttaacatgggaaacccttgaaaaaacttacaggtcttcagtgaactgcttctatatttactatattcaaatctcacagtgtattagtgtggtgttcagtaagaagaatgcctcattgccttacattgctgaccattgggaagaatagcTAAATAGATCACTAATTAGTAAACTGATTGCTCAAGAAAACCCAAGCAACCCCTGAATGAACCTTGAAGTTTCATGGAAACCtctttgagaaacactgctttagatgtGTGTGGATATATAGGAGATCATATTTGAGCGTAATAAGTATGGTCAGCTTAGAATGTATATAAATTGTATGATTAGTGAGaacatattttagtattagtatatatatattagtataataagtatataataataattatgaaatgtTAAGTTTTTGCATGCATTACACAATTTGTGTTTACACATTTGAGCCAGCCTTAAATTATTGTTGTGGCCAGGTTATGAACTTGGACATTTTTAACCAGCAATAAATAAAGgctgaaaatatttgctgaagCCACTATGGAGTAGTGCATTGTCACAATTTGCAGCAGAggtttttttcactttctctctATAGCTCAGCTTCCCCTTCcaacaatggggctgatttagtaaagctctccaaggctagagaggatacactttcatcagtgaagctgggtaatccagcaaacctggaatggattacctaaaagccattttctatttgttagaaaatgttttcaatcctagaaaaattgatctagtccaggatttcaTCAGTGATGTTCCTCAAATGTTAATAGATCTGCTCCAATACATAAAACTAAcagcaattatttttaagaaattaattccctatttcctggattacccagctccTTCTATgttagtcttctccagtcttggagagcttaaaaaaaatcggACCCAGTGCCTTGACTTTTCAGACTTCTCATCTCTAATTTAACTGGCAGCAAGTGTACAGAAAGAGGGAAGGAGCAAAGTGTTGAATCCCAACCTGAGCATTTTCACTGCTGTAAAAATTACCTTTGAGGATAAATCACTCCACAGTGACTGTAACTACAAAGGTCAGTTAGGGATTGCTTTAACCTTATTTACTGCTTGATAggagaatataaatatatgaaatatccATTGCCTGGGCACAGTTCTACTATTTTATTAGAGAAAGCCTTACACAAATCTTCCAAGCAGAGGACAGAAAAGTAAAGGGGAAGTGCAAGACTAAGGTGTATGATAGTGACTCATTGCTAAAATTACGTGAAAGCCAGATGCAAGAAGAGAGCAGATGAAGAAATAGAGTAAAGGCCAAGAAATTAAAATGGGTTAAAATGAAGACCAGAATAGAGTATGCCAAACTACAATCACCAAAAATTTCCAATGTCGCTGAAAACTTCAAACATAAGCTTCAACAACCACTTAATCAAATCAACTGAATATCTAAAAATTGATTTCTGGATCAGTgcagtataaaagaaaaacagttaccTTGAGTAGCTGGGTATCAAATCCCATTATTTTTGGTCCAGGAACTGGAGGACATATACAGGATatacaactaaaaagaaaaaatattacaaatttgatAACAGG
This Pyxicephalus adspersus chromosome 6, UCB_Pads_2.0, whole genome shotgun sequence DNA region includes the following protein-coding sequences:
- the PRLR gene encoding prolactin receptor; translation: MRLAQVFSSTVPLVLLIISIPSLNAQSPPGKPKVTSCRSYDKETITCWWEPGSDGGLPTNYTVLYWKENAKTEQECPDYHSSGPYTCYFDKAHTSVWHYYFVYVKARNALGTNVSEVFQFEIGEVVQTHPPRNLSLLYEVESSKVPYLLVSWLPPEKADTKMGWITLQYQVRLKEEKKHVWEEHIVDQQTKLKLFSLNPGEDYVVQVRCKADSKHWSEWSEESYIKIPGSPRQRDMTLWISIAVLSLIICLTMIWTMAIKGCSCISCICPPVPGPKIMGFDTQLLKSGKSEDLLSAFGCQGFPPTSDYEDLLVEFLEVDDSKEHLISSPERDLQSHHIKVSPVDTDNDSGRGSCDSPFVPSEGSKDQRILSQSFENAENSTHDQSATKCPWPLQNNKLDTTFANYTDNKSFNWSGGTAADNPSPKSSYHNITDVCKLALGAMNVKMPAFLMPNEENSQQRYFRTIETIGEGSQNKQSDLADLHSKGVDPDMLLLLANQKTSFTLPRAIDYVEVHKVNQNDALALIPKHKEDRGKMDQYSALLANREYSKVERLEGNNVLVLMPNSEAQVSPSSIEAMKEFSQKAQQGQAMGFIRPAQNEGDMHSAGMGYLDPSSFML